The genomic DNA CACGGCGTGCGGAAGGTCGACGTCCTCGTGAGGGGCCCGGGCGCCGGACGCGAGACCGCCATCCGGACGTTGGCGGCGCAGGGACTCGAGGTGCTGTCGATCAAGGACATCACGCCCGTGCCGCACAACGGCTGCCGTCCGCCGAAGCGGCGTCGCGTGTGACCGCCCGGCGGACGACGAGGAACGACTGACACATGGCTCGATACACCGGCCCGGACTGCAAGCTGTGCCGCCGTGAGCGGCAGAAGCTGTACCTCAAGGGCACCAAGTGCGACTCGCCGAAGTGCCCGGTCGAGCTGCGCCCGTACCCGCCCGGCGAGCACGGCCGTGGCCGCATCAAGGAGAGCGAGTACCTGCTCCAGCTGCGCGAGAAGCAGAAGGCGCGTCGCATCTACGGCGTGCTCGAACGCCAGTTCCGCAACTACTACGAGAACGCCACGCGGATGGAGGGCCTCACGGGGGAGAACCTGCTCAGGCTCCTGGAACTCCGCCTCGACAACGTGGTGTTCCGCGGCGGTCTGGCCCGCTCGCGCGACGAAGCGCGCCAGGTCGTGCGCCACCGCCACGTCGCTCTCAACGGGCGCACCGTCAACATCCCGTCCTACCGGGTCAGGCCAGGCGACGTCGTCGAGTTCCGTGACCGTTCCAAGGACATCACTCCGGTGATCGGTGCGTTGGAGATCTTCGGACGCCACCCCGTGCCCGACTGGCTGCGGACCGACGCCGACGCGCGACGCATCGAGGTCGTCGGCCTGCCCGAGCGGCGCATGATCGACGTGCCCGTGCAGGAGCAACTGATCGTCGAGCTGTACTCGAAGTAGGCGTTGGGCGTCGCCGGCACCGCCGGGCGGCGCGGGACCCGCCCCAGGCCCGGGTCCGGTGAGGGCTGCAAGGCCGTTCACCAGCAGCGGTGGCTCCGATGGCCGGGGACGGGGCCGCCCGAGCACGCGCGTGCGCGACAGACGAGGAGAAGCCCGCATGTCCGATTTCGACTTCTACAACGACGAGATCTCGCTGGGCCAGACCACGGCCGGTTCGCCGTTCATCGCGTACCGGCCGCGGCTGGAGGAAGAGGTCGTCGAGGAGGGCACCCGGTCGCGGTTCGCGATCGAGCCGCTCGAGCCCGGCTTCGGGTACACCCTGGGCAACTCGCTGCGCCGCACGTTGCTGTCCTCGGTCCCGGGCGCTGCGGTGACCAGCATCCGGTTCACCTCCGCCGAGTCTGCTGCGGGCGGTCAGGTGCTGCACGAGTTCGACT from Actinomycetota bacterium includes the following:
- the rpsD gene encoding 30S ribosomal protein S4 translates to MARYTGPDCKLCRRERQKLYLKGTKCDSPKCPVELRPYPPGEHGRGRIKESEYLLQLREKQKARRIYGVLERQFRNYYENATRMEGLTGENLLRLLELRLDNVVFRGGLARSRDEARQVVRHRHVALNGRTVNIPSYRVRPGDVVEFRDRSKDITPVIGALEIFGRHPVPDWLRTDADARRIEVVGLPERRMIDVPVQEQLIVELYSK